In Piliocolobus tephrosceles isolate RC106 chromosome 4, ASM277652v3, whole genome shotgun sequence, the following are encoded in one genomic region:
- the LOC111530262 gene encoding 60S ribosomal protein L23a, whose amino-acid sequence MAPKAKKEAPAPPKAEAKAKALKAKKAVLKGVHSHKKKKIRTSPTFRRPKTLRLRRQPKYPRKSAPRRNKLDHYAIIKFPLTTESAMKKIEDNNTLVFIVDVKANKHQIKQAVKKLYDIDVAKVNTLIRPDGEKKAYVRLAPDYDALDVANKIGII is encoded by the coding sequence ATGGCGCCGAAAGCGAAGAAggaagctcctgcccctcctaAAGCCGAAGCCAAAGCGAAGGCTTTAAaggccaagaaagcagtgttGAAAGGTGtccacagccacaaaaaaaagaagatccgCACGTCACCCACCTTCCGGCGGCCCAAGACACTGCGACTCCGGAGGCAGCCCAAATATCCTCGGAAGAGCGCCCCCAGGAGAAACAAGCTTGACCACTATGCTATCATCAAGTTTCCGCTGACCACTGAGTCTGCCATGAAGAAGATAGAAGACAACAACACACTTGTGTTCATTGTGGATGTTAAAGCCAACAAGCACCAGATTAAacaggctgtgaagaagctctatgACATTGATGTGGCCAAGGTCAACACCCTGATTCGGCCtgatggagagaaaaaggcatATGTTCGACTAGCTCCTGATTACGACGCTTTGGATGTTGCCAACAAAATTGGGATCATCTAA